The genomic region GTACAAGGATCACGGTATGTCACACGCCAAATGCAACGCATCATTAATCAAACTCTGCTTATTTGCTTTACCGATCGTCTTATATTCTCCAGTGTCGAATGCGCAAACCTGGAGTAACGAAGGGCAACCTGCGCAGGTTATCGAGCTGTTCACCTCTGAAGGTTGTTCGAGTTGCCCACCTGCTGATGCCTACCTCAGGACTTTTGAAGATGACCCTGCACTCTGGACACAAATTATCCCACTCGCGTATCACGTCGATTACTGGGATTACCTAGGTTGGGGGGATAAGTTCGCGAGCAAAGCCTTCAGTCAGAAGCAACGTTTGTATAAAGCTTATGGTGTAACGAGCGGGGTTTATACTCCGGGTTTTGTCGTTGACGGAAAAGAGTGGCGCGGTTATTTCAATTGGCTCGACAGAACGTTGCCTTCACTCCCACAACAAAATAACCCCAAGCTGACGGTCAATCATAAAGGCGACACCTTCAAGGTGAGTTACGAAGGCAAAGGTGATTATGTGGCTCATATTGCCTTGTTAGCGATGAACGAAGTTACCAGCGTCAAAGCGGGCGAAAACAGAGGTAAGAAACTCGAACACGATTTCGTCGTCGTTTACGATGGTTACCAACGCGGTGAGTCTGAATGGCAATTTAATATCAATTTCGAGCCACTAGTCGCTACGCCAGATGCAGTAGCCGTTTGGCTAACCGAGCCGAGCTCGTATGCTCCTGAACAAACGGTAGCTGGGTGGCTGAATTAAGTTGCCAACAACGATAATTATTGAGCTAGTGCCATTTAGT from Vibrio gigantis harbors:
- a CDS encoding DUF1223 domain-containing protein, which translates into the protein MSHAKCNASLIKLCLFALPIVLYSPVSNAQTWSNEGQPAQVIELFTSEGCSSCPPADAYLRTFEDDPALWTQIIPLAYHVDYWDYLGWGDKFASKAFSQKQRLYKAYGVTSGVYTPGFVVDGKEWRGYFNWLDRTLPSLPQQNNPKLTVNHKGDTFKVSYEGKGDYVAHIALLAMNEVTSVKAGENRGKKLEHDFVVVYDGYQRGESEWQFNINFEPLVATPDAVAVWLTEPSSYAPEQTVAGWLN